One Mercenaria mercenaria strain notata chromosome 12, MADL_Memer_1, whole genome shotgun sequence DNA segment encodes these proteins:
- the LOC128547160 gene encoding uncharacterized protein LOC128547160: MGLIFSCNLFEKFSSAIHWIVENKLQIPGCAHILDDFLFVCPPSYNTAQSHLKQFQDFANNIGLPLKEQKTVPPCTTLFFVGIELDSTAMEKRLPVDKLVKTRSLLTEFQNRRKATLQELQSLIGLLSYACSVVVPGRTFLRRLIDLTIGLRKPHHKRRLNKDAKADLRAWSVFIDQFNGKSLFLSDRWEDSPALSLFTDPSNSGFGGYLGNLWFTDFWPDYWHQFQITVKELFPIVLALEFWSETLRDKCINFFTDNRAVVDIINKQSSRDK, from the coding sequence ATGGGTCTCATTTTCTCATGCAATCTATTTGAGAAATTCAGCTCAGCTATTCATTGGATAGTTGAGAATAAACTGCAGATTCCTGGTTGTGCACACATTTTGGATGATTTTTTATTTGTGTGTCCTCCATCCTACAACACAGCACAGTCACATTTGAAACAGTTTCAGGACTTTGCAAATAACATTGGGTTACCACTCAAAGAACAAAAGACAGTTCCGCCTTGCACTACATTATTTTTTGTAGGCATAGAGCTAGACTCTACTGCAATGGAGAAACGTCTTCCGGTTGATAAGCTTGTAAAGACAAGGTCACTACTGACAGAGTTTCAAAACCGTAGGAAGGCCACACTGCAAGAGTTACAGTCCCTGATAGGTCTGCTATCATACGCCTGTTCAGTGGTTGTCCCAGGGCGTACCTTTTTGCGCCGTCTTATTGATCTGACCATTGGGCTGCGTAAACCCCATCATAAAAGGAGGCTTAATAAAGATGCAAAGGCAGATCTCCGGGCTTGGTctgtgtttattgatcaatttaaCGGCAAATCTTTGTTTTTATCTGATAGATGGGAAGACTCACCAGCACTGTCTTTGTTTACTGATCCATCAAATTCTGGTTTTGGTGGATATTTAGGAAATCTTTGGTTTACTGACTTTTGGCCAGACTATTGGCATCAGTTCCAAATTACAGTAAAGGAACTGTTTCCAATTGTCCTGGCTTTGGAATTCTGGTCCGAGACATTACGAGACAAGTGTATCAATTTCTTCACTGACAATAGGGCAGTTGTTGATATCATTAACAAGCAGTCTTCGCGTGATAAATAG